A single genomic interval of Stenotrophomonas sp. ZAC14D1_NAIMI4_1 harbors:
- a CDS encoding Do family serine endopeptidase gives MRPLPTLLTLAIAAAFGGFVATGINAHLDNRADAAPLPAALPTSAALPAAVAGQAVPSLAPMLEKAMPAVVSVNTKQVVRVRNPFFNDPFFRRLFPDVPQERINESLGSGVIIDASEGLVLTNHHVIDNADDVQVTLADGRTVKAEFLGSDRDTDIALIRIPAQNLTDIKLGNSDQLRVGDFVVAIGNPFGFSQTVTSGIVSAVGRTGIRGLGYQNFIQTDASINPGNSGGALVNLQGQLVGINTASFNPQGSMAGNIGLGLAIPSNLARSVVDQLVKHGVVVRGTLGVEAQNLSAQIAQGLGLGETRGALITRVLAGSAAAAAGLKPGDVVVSANGQRVDSAEALHNVEGLAAVGSVLALDVRREGKAVQVKATLKEQARSVTGESLDPRLTGATFTDLPESLRQSGVGGVLVSEVKRGSRAASNGLQQGDIIAEATVGEFADLASWRANFQQRPANLVLRILRNNGQQQGQLVMR, from the coding sequence ATGCGACCGCTTCCCACCCTGCTCACGCTCGCAATCGCGGCTGCCTTCGGCGGCTTCGTCGCCACCGGCATCAACGCCCACCTGGACAACCGCGCCGATGCAGCGCCGCTTCCCGCCGCGCTGCCGACCAGTGCCGCGTTGCCGGCCGCGGTTGCCGGGCAGGCGGTACCGTCGCTGGCGCCGATGCTGGAAAAGGCCATGCCGGCCGTGGTCAGCGTCAACACCAAGCAGGTGGTGCGGGTGCGCAATCCGTTCTTCAACGACCCGTTCTTCCGCCGCCTGTTCCCGGACGTGCCGCAGGAACGCATCAACGAATCGCTCGGTTCGGGCGTCATCATCGATGCCAGCGAGGGCCTGGTGCTGACCAACCACCACGTCATCGACAACGCCGACGACGTGCAGGTGACCCTGGCCGACGGGCGCACGGTGAAGGCCGAATTCCTCGGTTCGGACCGCGACACCGACATCGCCCTGATCCGCATCCCGGCGCAGAACCTCACCGACATCAAGCTGGGCAACAGCGACCAGCTGCGGGTGGGCGACTTCGTGGTGGCCATTGGCAACCCGTTCGGTTTCAGCCAGACGGTGACCTCGGGCATTGTCTCGGCGGTGGGCCGCACCGGCATCCGCGGCCTGGGCTACCAGAACTTCATCCAGACCGATGCGTCGATCAACCCGGGCAATTCCGGTGGCGCGCTGGTCAACCTGCAGGGCCAGCTGGTCGGCATCAACACGGCCAGCTTCAACCCGCAGGGCAGCATGGCCGGCAACATCGGCCTGGGCCTGGCCATTCCGTCCAACCTGGCGCGCAGCGTGGTCGACCAGCTGGTCAAGCACGGCGTGGTGGTGCGCGGCACCCTGGGCGTGGAAGCACAGAACCTGAGTGCGCAGATCGCCCAGGGCCTGGGCCTGGGTGAAACGCGTGGCGCGCTGATCACCCGCGTACTGGCCGGCTCGGCCGCCGCTGCAGCCGGGCTGAAGCCGGGCGACGTGGTGGTGTCGGCCAATGGCCAGCGCGTGGACAGCGCCGAAGCGCTGCACAACGTCGAAGGCCTGGCCGCTGTCGGCAGCGTGCTGGCGCTGGACGTGCGCCGCGAAGGCAAGGCGGTGCAGGTCAAGGCCACGCTGAAGGAACAGGCACGCTCGGTCACCGGCGAAAGCCTGGACCCGCGCCTGACCGGCGCCACTTTCACCGACCTGCCCGAGTCGCTGCGCCAGTCCGGCGTGGGCGGCGTGCTGGTCAGCGAGGTCAAGCGCGGCAGCCGCGCGGCCAGCAACGGCCTGCAGCAGGGCGACATCATCGCCGAGGCCACGGTGGGCGAATTCGCTGACCTGGCCAGCTGGCGTGCCAACTTCCAGCAGCGCCCGGCCAACCTGGTGCTGCGCATCCTGCGCAACAATGGCCAGCAGCAGGGCCAGCTGGTGATGCGCTGA
- a CDS encoding histone, whose translation MSNGNGVSVVTDAVENVKETAANVGETIAHAAEDAVKSVKKTVKRATKAAGTRVAKAKKAVVKVEKTVAKKAEKAAKSVGKTVAKAKQKLETAKKNAKAEAAALKKEVAKKKAAAGKAVTKKAAAAKKTTKAATKAAGKKVATVKKAATKKAAVAKKTVAKKTAAAKKVVGKKVATAKKAVAKKTVAAKKVAGKKAVAAKKVVGKKVAATRKVATKKTAAAKKVVGKKAAATRKVATKKTAAAKKVVGKKVAVAKKAVAKKAAPLKKVAAKKAPAKKVVAKKAVAKKAPAKAVRKVAKRK comes from the coding sequence ATGAGCAACGGTAATGGTGTGTCGGTCGTGACCGACGCCGTCGAGAACGTTAAAGAAACCGCCGCCAACGTTGGCGAGACCATCGCCCACGCCGCCGAAGACGCCGTGAAGTCGGTCAAGAAGACCGTCAAGCGCGCCACCAAGGCTGCCGGTACCCGCGTTGCCAAGGCCAAGAAGGCTGTGGTCAAGGTCGAGAAGACCGTTGCCAAGAAGGCCGAGAAGGCTGCCAAGTCGGTCGGCAAGACCGTCGCCAAGGCGAAGCAGAAGCTGGAAACGGCCAAGAAGAACGCCAAGGCCGAAGCCGCTGCCCTGAAGAAGGAAGTGGCCAAGAAGAAGGCGGCTGCCGGCAAGGCCGTGACCAAGAAGGCCGCTGCGGCCAAGAAGACCACCAAGGCCGCCACCAAGGCTGCCGGCAAGAAGGTCGCCACTGTGAAGAAGGCCGCCACCAAGAAGGCTGCCGTCGCCAAGAAGACCGTTGCCAAGAAGACCGCGGCCGCCAAGAAGGTTGTCGGCAAGAAGGTCGCTACCGCCAAGAAGGCTGTGGCCAAGAAGACCGTCGCCGCCAAGAAGGTTGCCGGCAAGAAGGCCGTGGCTGCGAAGAAGGTTGTCGGCAAGAAGGTCGCCGCCACCAGGAAGGTCGCCACCAAGAAGACCGCCGCTGCCAAGAAGGTCGTCGGCAAGAAGGCCGCCGCCACCAGGAAGGTCGCCACCAAGAAGACCGCTGCTGCCAAGAAGGTTGTCGGCAAGAAGGTCGCCGTCGCCAAGAAGGCCGTCGCCAAGAAGGCTGCCCCGCTGAAGAAGGTTGCCGCCAAGAAGGCCCCGGCCAAGAAGGTCGTCGCCAAGAAGGCCGTTGCCAAGAAGGCTCCGGCCAAGGCCGTGCGCAAGGTCGCCAAGCGCAAGTAA
- a CDS encoding phage holin family protein codes for MSEETTQAPDPAATPPLDESIRQVGAAGKATADSARNSLRSLRRLASADFALARSAFGRALAWAGVGIVFGASAWLLMAATLIALLQSWGLSWLQALLITSLLSLAVTGYAIWRVSYFFHHTGMHATRRQLSKLGLFDEPSEDDPDAEVQIPEGKP; via the coding sequence GTGAGCGAAGAGACCACGCAAGCACCCGATCCAGCGGCGACCCCGCCGCTGGACGAGAGCATCCGCCAGGTCGGCGCGGCAGGTAAGGCCACCGCCGATTCGGCCAGGAATTCGCTGCGCTCGCTGCGGCGGTTGGCTTCGGCCGACTTCGCCCTGGCCCGCAGCGCATTCGGCCGCGCCCTGGCCTGGGCCGGGGTGGGCATCGTCTTCGGGGCCTCGGCCTGGCTGCTGATGGCCGCCACCCTCATCGCCCTGCTGCAGAGCTGGGGTTTGAGCTGGCTGCAGGCCCTGCTGATCACCTCGCTGCTGAGCCTGGCCGTGACCGGCTATGCGATCTGGCGGGTGTCCTACTTCTTCCACCACACCGGCATGCATGCCACGCGGCGCCAGTTGTCGAAGCTGGGGCTGTTCGACGAGCCCAGCGAAGACGACCCCGATGCCGAGGTGCAGATTCCGGAGGGCAAGCCATGA